The proteins below come from a single Miscanthus floridulus cultivar M001 chromosome 1, ASM1932011v1, whole genome shotgun sequence genomic window:
- the LOC136536508 gene encoding WD repeat-containing protein WDS homolog, with translation MDLPESSAPRADEGPAPHRLGPVDREELVRAMTQSLYSLGYRRAAAALEAESGVPLYPPEHDRLLLEVMAGRWDASAETVRSVAGVGDADRAVAEFLVWRGYYLELLGMRGDAGLRRAREVLRRRIAPLGVDRRCVHWLARAMVSSERAVAPEAVVGWRIAVFLDLVEVLPPWFHVPSGRLEHLVESAVTKQVESCIYHNLPDEITLFEDHRCHEEHIPSQCAQILCGHSNEVWFVRFSNNGNYLASSSSDCTAIIWKVEKDDTLTKKHCLQGHQKPISFVAWSPNDRMLLTCGTGESLKLWNVDTGECNLKFRGSVDYIISSCAWFPNSEKIVCASSEPASSPNRIFTCDLEGQELEVWAGDRIPKVSDLAVTPDGRHLIFVSCNDIWIRELPKGREWRFREKQTISSVFLSGDGQSLVVNLSSQEIHLWKINESCTVPEKFKGHKQDKFVIRSCFGGSNSLFIASGSEDSQVYIWKRHVEMPIKVLHGHTMIVNCVSWNPARPHMLASASDDRTVRIWVARKMQSKCC, from the exons ATGGACCTCCCCGAGAGCTCTGCCCCCCGCGCAGACGAGGGCCCGGCCCCTCACCGTCTTGGCCCCGTCGACCGCGAGGAGCTGGTGCGCGCCATGACACAGTCGCTCTACTCGCTCGGGTACCGGCGGGCGGCGGCCGCGCTCGAGGCGGAGTCCGGCGTGCCACTGTACCCGCCGGAGCACGACCGCCTGCTGCTCGAAGTGATGGCCGGTCGGTGGGACGCGTCCGCGGAGACCGTCCGCTCGGTCGCCGGCGTCGGTGACGCGGACCGCGCGGTTGCGGAGTTCCTAGTGTGGAGGGGCTACTACCTGGAGCTCCTGGGGATGCGCGGTGATGCCGGCCTGCGCCGGGCGAGGGAGGTGCTACGGCGCCGGATTGCGCCGCTCGGCGTCGACAGGAGGTGCGTACACTGGCTGGCGCGCGCCATGGTCTCCAGTGAGAGGGCGGTTGCGCCGGAGGCCGTGGTTGGGTGGAGGATTGCGGTGTTCTTGGATTTGGTTGAGGTGTTGCCACCATGGTTCCATGTGCCTAGTGGACGGTTGGAGCATTTGGTGGAGAGTGCGGTTACCAAGCAGGTAGAATCTTGTATATATCACAATTTGCCGGATGAGATCACTCTGTTTGAAGATCATAGGTGCCATGAAGAGCATATCCCCTCCCAGTGTGCACAG ATATTATGTGGTCATAGTAATGAAGTTTGGTTTGTAAGGTTCTCAAATAATGGAAACTACCtggcatcatcttcaagtgatTGCACCGCCATAATTTGGAAG GTGGAAAAGGATGATACATTGACCAAGAAGCACTGCCTCCAGGGTCACCAAAAACCAATTTCCTTTGTTGCCTGGAGCCCAAATGACAGAATGCTGCTCACTTGTGGTACTGGTGAATCTTTAAAACTGTGGAATGTTGATACTGGTGAATGTAACCTTAAATTCAGAGGCTCAGTAGACTACATCATCAGTTCATGTGCATGGTTTCCTAATTCGGAGAAAATAGTATGTGCCAGCTCCGAGCCTGCAAGTTCTCCAAATAGGATCTTCACTTGTGATCTAGAAGGTCAAGAGCTGGAAGTATGGGCCGGAGATAGAATACCAAAAGTCAGTGATCTTGCTGTGACACCTGATGGCCGACACCTAATCTTTGTATCTTGCAACGATATCTGGATTAGAGAACTTCCAAAGGGGCGGGAATGGAGATTTCGTGAGAAGCAGACGATTTCATCTGTTTTTCTCTCAGGTGATGGACAATCACTCGTTGTGAACCTTAGCAGTCAGGAGATTCATTTGTGGAAAATTAATGAAAGTTGTACTGTGCCTGAAAAGTTCAAGGGGCACAAGCAAGACAAGTTTGTGATTAGGTCTTGCTTTGGTGGTTCAAACTCTTTGTTCATTGCTAGTGGCAGTGAGGATTCACAG GTCTACATTTGGAAAAGGCACGTGGAGATGCCAATAAAGGTTTTGCATGGCCACACGATGATTGTGAACTGTGTAAGCTGGAATCCTGCAAGGCCCCATATGCTGGCTTCTGCTAGTGATGATCGCACGGTTCGAATATGGGTAGCGCGCAAAATGCAAAGTAAATGTTGTTGA